A part of Streptantibioticus cattleyicolor NRRL 8057 = DSM 46488 genomic DNA contains:
- a CDS encoding alpha/beta fold hydrolase — MTEPTTGTLRVPGAVLHHERRGSGPPLLLIPGGAADAGLYAGLAPHLATRYTVVSYDPRGMSRSRLDGPLTDQSVEEWSDDAFRLLDLLAPDEEVRVLGCSSGAITALALLARHPERLRTVVAHEPPLLELLPDPEPYKALFAEVRQLCRTDGPGPAMARFAEALGGGGAEAERATELAPEIREMAPRMHANLPVFLERVLCPFAFSVPDLAGLRRAGDRLVPAAGRDSRGQLPLYGPVARLAELLGTEVAEFPGGHVGATERPREFAERLLAVLD, encoded by the coding sequence ATGACCGAGCCGACGACCGGCACCCTGCGCGTACCCGGCGCCGTCCTCCATCACGAACGGCGCGGCAGTGGTCCGCCGCTGCTGCTGATACCCGGCGGTGCCGCCGACGCCGGGCTGTACGCGGGCCTGGCGCCGCACCTCGCCACCCGTTACACCGTGGTCTCCTACGACCCGCGCGGGATGTCCCGCAGCCGGCTCGACGGCCCCCTGACCGACCAGAGCGTCGAGGAGTGGAGCGACGACGCCTTCCGGCTGCTGGACCTCCTCGCACCCGACGAGGAGGTGCGCGTGCTCGGTTGCAGCTCCGGTGCGATCACCGCCCTCGCGCTGCTGGCCCGGCACCCCGAGCGACTGCGTACCGTGGTCGCCCACGAGCCGCCGCTGCTGGAGCTGCTGCCCGACCCGGAACCGTACAAGGCGCTCTTCGCCGAGGTACGGCAGTTGTGCCGCACCGACGGTCCCGGCCCGGCCATGGCGCGCTTCGCCGAGGCGCTGGGCGGGGGCGGGGCGGAGGCGGAGCGGGCCACCGAACTGGCCCCGGAGATCCGGGAGATGGCGCCGCGCATGCACGCCAACCTGCCGGTCTTCCTGGAGCGCGTGCTGTGCCCGTTCGCGTTCTCCGTCCCCGACCTGGCGGGGCTGCGCCGGGCCGGCGACCGGCTGGTGCCGGCCGCCGGACGCGACTCCCGCGGTCAACTCCCCCTGTACGGACCGGTGGCGAGGCTCGCGGAGCTGCTCGGCACCGAGGTCGCCGAGTTCCCGGGCGGCCACGTGGGGGCCACCGAGCGTCCCCGGGAGTTCGCCGAGCGGCTGCTGGCCGTCCTCGACTGA
- a CDS encoding class I SAM-dependent methyltransferase, whose protein sequence is MPEQHTEIPDNTAVRVALWRALHIEADPPPHVLTDEVGLRLADPGDDWRRRPDMEPRSTARYRAGVVARARFVEDLVMEQAARGVGQYVILGAGLDTFAQRRPDVAGRLRVFEVDQPATQEWKRGRLEALGLGVPDRLRLVPVDFEAGDSWPDRLAGAGFDPGRPAVVASTGVSMYLTEEANAATLRQVASLAPGTTLAMTFQAPLDHVVEEDRLARQAAQDGARTSGTPFISFFTPPQMLAMARDAGFSEVRHVSADVLNDRYFTGRTDGLHTSNAEEFLVATV, encoded by the coding sequence CCGCACGTCCTGACGGACGAGGTCGGGCTGCGGCTGGCGGACCCGGGGGACGACTGGCGGCGGCGTCCGGACATGGAGCCGCGCTCCACCGCCCGCTACCGCGCGGGCGTGGTGGCCCGGGCGCGGTTCGTCGAGGACCTCGTCATGGAGCAGGCCGCCCGTGGCGTCGGCCAGTACGTGATCCTGGGGGCCGGCCTGGACACCTTCGCCCAGCGCCGTCCGGACGTCGCCGGACGCCTGCGGGTCTTCGAGGTCGACCAGCCCGCCACCCAGGAGTGGAAGCGCGGCCGGCTGGAGGCGCTGGGGTTGGGTGTGCCCGACCGGCTGCGGCTGGTCCCGGTGGACTTCGAGGCGGGCGATTCCTGGCCGGACCGGCTGGCGGGCGCCGGGTTCGACCCCGGCCGGCCCGCCGTGGTGGCCTCCACCGGGGTCAGCATGTACCTCACCGAGGAGGCCAACGCGGCCACCTTGCGCCAGGTCGCCTCGCTCGCCCCGGGCACCACCTTGGCCATGACGTTCCAGGCGCCGCTGGACCACGTGGTGGAGGAGGACCGCCTGGCACGCCAGGCCGCGCAGGACGGTGCCCGGACGTCGGGTACCCCCTTCATCAGCTTCTTCACCCCGCCGCAGATGCTGGCCATGGCCCGCGACGCCGGGTTCTCCGAGGTCCGCCACGTCTCGGCGGACGTCCTCAACGACCGTTACTTCACCGGGCGGACGGACGGCCTGCACACCTCCAACGCGGAGGAGTTCCTGGTGGCCACCGTCTGA
- a CDS encoding IS110 family RNA-guided transposase — MDVVHERCAGIDIGKADVKVCVRVPGPGKRRRKEVRTFSTMTRDLLAMRDWLIAEGITVVGMEATGSYWKPVFYLLENDIGTWLLNARHMKNVPGRTDVADSEWICKMVEHGLVRPSFVPPPEIRQLRDLTRYRTEVIRERTREAQRLEKLLEDAGIKLSAVVSDLLGKSSRAMLEALIAGERDPLVLAEMAKASMRAKRAVLAQALTGRFTDHHAFLARTMLDRIGAVTATEARLSEEITRQLAPFRRQVELLTTIPGVNAKSAEVILAEIGVDMSRFPTAAHLASWAGMCPGNHESAGKHTSGKSRPGDPWLKGALGLAATAAARTKGTYLAARYKRIAVRRGKKRALVAIGHTILTPIWHMLTNDAEYAELGGDYFVQRTGRARQTRRLVSQLNMLGYQVSLQSAEAV, encoded by the coding sequence ATGGACGTTGTCCACGAACGATGCGCCGGGATCGATATCGGCAAGGCGGACGTGAAGGTCTGCGTCCGCGTTCCAGGGCCGGGCAAACGGCGCCGGAAAGAGGTACGCACCTTCTCCACCATGACCCGTGACCTGCTGGCGATGCGGGACTGGCTGATCGCCGAGGGCATCACCGTGGTCGGCATGGAGGCCACCGGCTCGTACTGGAAGCCGGTGTTCTACCTGCTGGAGAACGACATCGGGACCTGGCTGCTCAACGCCCGGCACATGAAGAACGTCCCCGGCCGCACCGACGTCGCCGATTCCGAGTGGATCTGCAAGATGGTCGAACACGGCCTGGTCCGGCCCTCGTTCGTCCCGCCGCCGGAGATCCGGCAGCTGCGGGACCTGACCCGCTACCGCACCGAGGTCATCCGCGAACGCACCCGCGAGGCCCAGCGGCTGGAGAAGCTTCTCGAAGACGCCGGGATCAAGCTCTCCGCCGTCGTCTCCGACCTGCTGGGCAAGTCGTCCCGCGCGATGCTGGAGGCCCTGATCGCCGGAGAACGCGACCCGCTGGTCCTGGCGGAGATGGCCAAGGCCAGCATGCGAGCCAAACGCGCGGTCCTGGCCCAGGCGCTGACCGGCCGGTTCACCGACCACCACGCGTTCCTGGCCCGCACCATGCTCGACCGCATCGGCGCGGTAACCGCGACCGAGGCCCGGCTGAGCGAGGAGATCACCCGCCAGCTCGCCCCCTTTCGCCGACAGGTCGAGCTGCTGACGACGATCCCGGGCGTCAACGCCAAGTCCGCCGAGGTGATCCTCGCCGAGATCGGCGTGGACATGAGCCGTTTCCCCACGGCTGCCCACCTGGCCTCGTGGGCCGGGATGTGTCCGGGCAACCACGAGTCCGCCGGCAAGCACACCTCCGGCAAGTCCCGCCCCGGCGACCCCTGGCTCAAGGGCGCCCTCGGGCTCGCCGCAACAGCAGCCGCCCGCACCAAGGGCACCTACCTTGCCGCCCGCTACAAACGCATCGCAGTCCGCCGCGGCAAGAAACGCGCACTGGTCGCCATCGGCCACACCATCCTGACCCCGATCTGGCACATGCTCACCAACGACGCCGAATACGCTGAACTCGGAGGCGACTACTTCGTCCAACGAACCGGCCGGGCCAGGCAGACGCGGCGCCTGGTCAGCCAGCTCAACATGCTCGGCTATCAAGTGTCCCTCCAATCAGCGGAAGCGGTCTGA
- a CDS encoding IS110 family RNA-guided transposase produces MSERRAQVWAGIDAGKGHHWAAVVDESGPTVWSKKIDNDETAILAALGEILDLAEKVHWAVDISGTSSALLLALLAAHGQQAVYVPGRTVNRMSGAYRGEAKTDARDAYVIAETARHRRDLAAIDVPVQLAAHLALLTGHRTDLVADRVRMINRLRDVLTGIFPALERAFDYSAHKGALVLLTGYQTPAAIRRRGRTRLTAWLANRGVRGADAVAATALEAAEAQHTALPGEDIAAAIVADLAAQILALDDRLKRIDKQIRDTFRAHPQAEIIESLPGMGPILGAEFVVAAGDLTAYADAGHLASAAGLVPVPRDSGRRTGNLHRPKRYSRRLRRVFYLSAQTSIIREGPNRDFYLKKRGEGCKHVQAIIALARRRASVLWALLRDGRAFTSAPPAAQAA; encoded by the coding sequence GTGAGCGAGCGGCGAGCCCAGGTCTGGGCCGGCATCGACGCCGGCAAGGGCCATCACTGGGCGGCGGTGGTCGACGAGAGCGGCCCGACCGTGTGGTCGAAGAAAATCGACAACGACGAGACGGCGATCCTGGCCGCGCTCGGTGAGATCCTCGACCTGGCCGAGAAGGTCCACTGGGCAGTGGACATCTCCGGTACCTCCTCCGCGCTGCTGCTGGCTCTGCTCGCGGCCCACGGCCAGCAGGCCGTCTACGTGCCCGGACGGACCGTCAACCGCATGTCCGGCGCCTACCGGGGCGAGGCCAAGACCGACGCCCGCGACGCCTACGTCATCGCCGAAACCGCCCGTCACCGCCGGGACTTGGCCGCCATCGACGTGCCCGTCCAGCTCGCGGCCCACCTCGCGCTGCTGACCGGCCACCGCACGGACCTGGTCGCCGACCGCGTACGGATGATCAATCGGCTCCGCGACGTGCTGACCGGCATCTTTCCCGCCCTGGAACGAGCCTTCGACTACTCGGCCCACAAGGGCGCCCTGGTCCTGCTGACCGGCTACCAGACCCCGGCCGCGATCCGCCGCCGAGGACGGACCCGCCTGACGGCCTGGCTGGCCAACCGCGGTGTCCGCGGCGCCGACGCGGTGGCCGCCACCGCACTGGAAGCCGCTGAGGCCCAGCACACCGCGCTGCCCGGCGAGGACATCGCCGCAGCGATCGTCGCCGACCTGGCTGCGCAGATCCTGGCCCTGGACGACCGCCTCAAGCGCATCGACAAGCAGATCCGCGACACCTTCCGCGCCCATCCTCAGGCCGAGATCATCGAGTCCCTGCCCGGCATGGGGCCGATCCTCGGGGCGGAGTTCGTCGTCGCGGCGGGCGACCTCACGGCTTACGCCGACGCCGGCCACCTCGCCTCGGCGGCCGGGCTGGTGCCCGTCCCGCGTGACTCGGGCCGGCGGACCGGCAACCTGCACCGGCCCAAGCGCTACAGCCGCCGCCTGCGCAGGGTTTTCTACCTGTCCGCGCAGACCAGCATCATCCGCGAGGGTCCTAACCGGGACTTCTACCTCAAGAAGCGCGGCGAAGGCTGCAAGCACGTCCAGGCGATCATTGCGCTCGCCCGCCGACGGGCCAGCGTCCTGTGGGCACTCCTGCGCGACGGACGGGCCTTCACCTCCGCCCCGCCTGCCGCGCAGGCGGCTTGA